AACATTAAATCGAAAACTTTTTCATGAACGATATCAGGAGTACAGTTTTCTTTATCTACTTTATTTACAACAACAATAGGAGTTAATCCTAAAGCTAAGGCTTTACCTAATACAAAACGAGTTTGTGGCATTGGCCCTTCAAATGCATCAACTAATAATAAAACACCATCAGCCATTTTTAAAACACGCTCTACTTCACCACCAAAATCGGCGTGACCAGGAGTATCAATTACGTTGATTTTTGTTCCTTTGTACTGAATAGAAACGTTTTTAGAAAGAATTGTAATTCCTCTTTCACGTTCTAAATCGTTATTATCTAACAATAAATCTGTACGTTCTTTACGTTCGTCTAAAATTTTTGCTTGATCTATAATTTTATCTACTAAGGTTGTCTTACCGTGATCGACATGGGCTATAATAGCGATATTTCTAATTGGTTGCATTTGTGTATTCTTAAATTTCGTGCAAAAGTAGTTGATTATTTGTGATTTATCGCAATTCTATATATAAATTTTAGATTGCAATAAATTATTGATTGGCTAAATGCTATTAAATAGTGACGTTAGCGATTGAAATAGCATCCTTTTTTGAAGAATGATAGAAAGATATAACCTTTCGACTTTTCGCAAGATAAATCTTAAGCGCTACCTGATAGAAAATGCGCTTATTTTTCTTTATAATCTTCTTTAAATGCTGAAGGTAAAATATCTGGTATTAGTTTAATTAAAAGTGGTAATAGCAAAGCGCCTCCAGGAAGTAAAAAGACTGTTAATGAAGGAATCGCTTTACAAATATCTAGTAATTGTTCTTTAACTTTTACTTTTTCTTCTTCGGATAAATTAGAATGAGTCGCTTTTTTAATTAATGAAACAGCTTCTTTACTTTCTCTAAGCTCTTGACCAAGTCTTTGCTTGTTTCTAATTAATAAAAGTTTTATTTCGTCTAGAGTATTCATTATAATAATTTTCTTCTCTTTCTTTCCGTTTTAATAAGATTTAATTCTCTACTTGTTTGTCCTGCAACTGAAGTATTTTCTTCTGCTCTTCTTATTAAATATGGCATAACATCTCTTACAGGGCCAAAAGGAACGTATTTAGCAACATTAAAACCATCTTTAGATAAATTGTAACTAATATGATCACTCATGCCATATAATTGCCCAAACCACAAGCGTTCATCGTTTACTGCAATTCCTTTTTCTTCTGCAAGTTCTTTTACTAAAAGAGAGCTATTTTCATTATGAGTTCCGGCAAATAGACTCATTTTAGGATGTTCCATCATATATTTAATGGCATCATCATAATTGTCATCTGTAGCTTGCTTGTCTGTACAAATGGTAGAAGGATATCCTTTTTCTTCAGCTCTTTCGCGCTCTTTTTCCATATAAGCACCTCTAACGATCTTCATTCCAATGTAAAAACCTTTTTCTTTTGCTTTTTGATGCAATGCTTTTAGGTAAACCATTCTGTCATGACGATACATTTGCAAAGTACTAAAAATAAGAGCTTTGTCTTTATTGTAGATTTCCATTAAGCTTTCGATTAATTCATCTGCAGCAGTTTGCATCCAACTTTCTTCTGCATCAATTAAAATAGGAACATCTTTTTCTAAAGCTGATTTACAAACTGTATGATAACGTTCTACAACTCTTAACCATTCTGATTTTTCATCTACAGTTAACTCCTTTTTTTCTGTTACTTTTTGATATAAAGCAAATCTACCAAAGCCTGTAGGTTTAAAAACTGCAAACGGAATTGATATTTTCTCTTGACCAAAGTTGATGATTTTTAAAATCTTTTTTAAAGTAAGATCAAATTCTTCTTCGTTCTCCTTCCCTTCTACAGAGTAATCTAGCACAGAAGAAACTCCTTTCGTGTACATCCTCTCAATAGTTGGTAAACAATCTTCTTCTGTAACTCCACCACAAAAATGGTCGAATACGGTTGACCTTATTAAACCTTCTACTGGTAAATGCGCTTTTAAAGCAAAATTGGTTACTGCTGTACCAATTCTTACCATAGGTTCATTTTGAATCATTCTAAAAAGAAAATAAGCGCGTTCTAACTCTGAATCTGACTTTAAGGAAAAAGCTATTTCTGTATTATCAAAAAGTTTCATACTATAACGATTTAGTAAAACAAATATAGCGATTGATTGGTAATAATTGAATAATTTATTTTTAATTTGCACTCCTAATAAATTATAAATGAAATCTATTCAAGCCGTAACGTATCCTGTTCATTTTCAACACAAAGCATACGAAAAACTTTCTAATTTAGTTGAAGAAAACAACTATTCTACCATCTTTATTCTGGTAGATGAGAATACTATGGAGCATTGTTATCCGAAATTTATTCCAAATTTTGCTACAGATAAACGTATTGAGGTAATAGAAATTGAATCTGGAGAAATAAATAAGAACATTGAAACGTGTATTGGTGTTTGGAATGCAATCACTGAATTAGGTGGAGATAGAAAAAGTTTAGTAATCACTTTAGGTGGTGGCGTAATTACAGATTTAGGTGGTTTTGTTGCTTCTTGTTTTAAACGTGGAATCGATTTTGTAAACATACCTACTACTTTATTATCTATGGTTGATGCTTCTGTTGGAGGAAAAACTGGAGTTGATTTAGGTGTGTTAAAAAATCAGATTGGTTTGTTTGCAAATCCTCAAATGGTAATTGTTGATACTGATTATTTAACGACAGTTACAGACAGAGAAATTAAATCTGGAACAGCAGAAATCATTAAATACGGTATTACGTACGACCTTAAACTATTCAATGAGATAAAAGACAATAAAGGTTTAGAAATTAACGATTTAATATATCGTTCTATAGAGATTAAAAACGAAGTTGTATTACAAGATCCTAAAGAACAAAACTTAAGAAAGATTTTAAATTTCGGTCATACTTTAGGTCATGCTATTGAATCTTTTTATCTAGAATCTGAAGATAAAGAGAACCTAACTCATGGTGAAGCAATTGCAATCGGAATGGTTTGTGAAAGTTTTATGTCTTCTAAATTATTAGGATTTCCTACAGAGAACGTAAGTGAAATAAAAGATGTTATTTTATCAATCTATAATAAAACGAATCTTTTAAAAGAAGATTTTTCTGACATTATGGAGTTGTTAAAACACGATAAGAAAAATGTAAACGGACAAGTAAACTTTGTTTTATTAGACGATTACGAAAGCCATAAATTAGATTGTAAAGTTTCTGAAGAGCTGATTATTGAAAGTATGGAGTTTTATAACTCATAGACAAACCTTCAAATTAAACATAAAAAGAAACCCTATCATTTTAAATGATAGGGTTTCTTCTTTAAAATATGTTCGTTTTTAAAACTCACGTTTTCCAAACTCACTATCAATAAATTTCGATTTATTTTTAGCAGCATTAAAGGTATAAGATAGGTTTAACGAAACTGCATCT
The window above is part of the Polaribacter sp. SA4-12 genome. Proteins encoded here:
- a CDS encoding LETM1 domain-containing protein, whose amino-acid sequence is MNTLDEIKLLLIRNKQRLGQELRESKEAVSLIKKATHSNLSEEEKVKVKEQLLDICKAIPSLTVFLLPGGALLLPLLIKLIPDILPSAFKEDYKEK
- the aroB gene encoding 3-dehydroquinate synthase, whose amino-acid sequence is MKSIQAVTYPVHFQHKAYEKLSNLVEENNYSTIFILVDENTMEHCYPKFIPNFATDKRIEVIEIESGEINKNIETCIGVWNAITELGGDRKSLVITLGGGVITDLGGFVASCFKRGIDFVNIPTTLLSMVDASVGGKTGVDLGVLKNQIGLFANPQMVIVDTDYLTTVTDREIKSGTAEIIKYGITYDLKLFNEIKDNKGLEINDLIYRSIEIKNEVVLQDPKEQNLRKILNFGHTLGHAIESFYLESEDKENLTHGEAIAIGMVCESFMSSKLLGFPTENVSEIKDVILSIYNKTNLLKEDFSDIMELLKHDKKNVNGQVNFVLLDDYESHKLDCKVSEELIIESMEFYNS
- a CDS encoding proline dehydrogenase family protein, which codes for MKLFDNTEIAFSLKSDSELERAYFLFRMIQNEPMVRIGTAVTNFALKAHLPVEGLIRSTVFDHFCGGVTEEDCLPTIERMYTKGVSSVLDYSVEGKENEEEFDLTLKKILKIINFGQEKISIPFAVFKPTGFGRFALYQKVTEKKELTVDEKSEWLRVVERYHTVCKSALEKDVPILIDAEESWMQTAADELIESLMEIYNKDKALIFSTLQMYRHDRMVYLKALHQKAKEKGFYIGMKIVRGAYMEKERERAEEKGYPSTICTDKQATDDNYDDAIKYMMEHPKMSLFAGTHNENSSLLVKELAEEKGIAVNDERLWFGQLYGMSDHISYNLSKDGFNVAKYVPFGPVRDVMPYLIRRAEENTSVAGQTSRELNLIKTERKRRKLL